A genomic window from Methanobrevibacter sp. TLL-48-HuF1 includes:
- a CDS encoding 2,5-diamino-6-(ribosylamino)-4(3H)-pyrimidinone 5'-phosphate reductase has product MKPYVILNAAMTLDGKIATKTGSSNISGEKDLKRVHELRREVDGIMVGINTVIADNPRLTVHKIDANPEDNPVRVVVDSKCRTPIAARITNKDAKTIIAGANDYKFDFIVNDRYANFTKRGIDFFFSGNKRVDLKALMNYLYEKGIKTLMLEGGSTLNFSMIKEGLIDEMRICVAPFVVGGKDSHTLFDGEGFDTMDEGVRLELFDSFKLGDDLILQYKVLNK; this is encoded by the coding sequence ATGAAACCTTATGTTATTTTAAATGCAGCTATGACATTAGATGGAAAAATAGCTACTAAAACTGGAAGTTCCAATATTTCAGGTGAAAAAGATTTGAAAAGAGTTCATGAACTTAGACGTGAAGTTGATGGAATAATGGTTGGGATCAATACGGTTATTGCAGATAATCCCAGACTGACAGTTCATAAAATCGATGCAAATCCTGAAGACAATCCTGTTCGTGTAGTGGTAGACAGCAAATGCAGAACTCCAATAGCTGCACGTATAACAAATAAAGACGCAAAAACCATAATAGCCGGAGCTAATGACTATAAATTTGATTTTATTGTAAATGACAGATATGCTAATTTCACTAAAAGGGGAATTGACTTCTTTTTCAGCGGAAATAAAAGAGTTGACCTAAAAGCTTTAATGAATTATCTTTATGAAAAAGGTATTAAAACATTGATGCTTGAGGGAGGTTCAACTCTAAACTTTTCAATGATTAAGGAAGGATTAATTGATGAAATGAGAATTTGTGTCGCTCCTTTTGTTGTTGGCGGTAAGGATTCACATACTTTATTTGATGGTGAAGGATTTGACACAATGGATGAAGGAGTAAGATTGGAGCTTTTTGATTCTTTTAAATTAGGGGATGATTTAATCCTGCAGTATAAAGTTTTAAATAAGTGA
- a CDS encoding ATP-binding protein, with translation MIKREHYLNQIIDLIDKDIIKILTGVRRSGKSVLLQQVVNHLKNNGIKEKNIIFIDLESPDFLSYSTINDLNEYIKSKSNKTDKYYLFFDEIQRIEGWQRLVNAYFSLDNFDVYVTGSNSKLLSGEFATYLTGRYINIKIFPFSFVEYLEYNKDSNLSEKELFMEYLTFGGFPASFELNNKIQYLKDLFDSIVFNDIIKRFDIKNVDLLIRLTHFLVSNIGQLVSANSIVKYLKKDRINVSVNTVYNYISYLEEACLIYKVKREDLIGKKILNHLEKYYVVDLGFRESILKKDLDIGQSLENIVYFELLRRGYEVNIGKYNTKEIDFICRKGSEKIYIQVTYILANEEIHKREFDPLLKVNDNYPKYVLSLDDFDMSYMGVKHLNIINFLTGNEI, from the coding sequence ATGATTAAAAGAGAACATTATTTAAATCAAATAATTGATTTAATTGATAAGGATATTATTAAGATTTTAACAGGAGTTAGGCGTTCTGGCAAATCTGTATTGTTACAACAGGTTGTTAATCATTTAAAAAATAATGGAATAAAAGAGAAAAATATTATTTTCATTGATTTAGAATCACCAGACTTTCTTAGTTATTCAACAATAAATGACTTAAATGAATATATAAAAAGCAAATCTAATAAAACAGATAAATATTACTTGTTTTTTGATGAAATTCAAAGAATTGAAGGTTGGCAAAGACTTGTAAATGCATATTTTTCATTAGATAATTTTGATGTTTATGTTACAGGATCAAATTCTAAATTATTAAGTGGTGAATTTGCAACATATTTGACAGGACGTTATATTAATATTAAAATATTTCCTTTTTCATTTGTTGAATATTTGGAATATAACAAAGATTCTAATTTGTCCGAAAAAGAATTATTCATGGAATATTTAACATTTGGGGGATTTCCAGCATCATTTGAATTGAATAATAAAATCCAATATTTAAAGGATTTATTTGATTCAATTGTATTTAATGATATTATAAAAAGGTTTGATATTAAAAATGTTGATTTGTTAATTAGATTAACTCATTTTTTAGTATCAAATATAGGTCAGTTGGTTTCAGCTAATAGTATTGTTAAATATCTTAAAAAAGATAGGATAAATGTTTCTGTAAATACTGTTTATAATTATATTTCTTATCTTGAAGAGGCTTGTTTGATATATAAGGTGAAAAGAGAGGATTTAATTGGTAAAAAAATATTAAATCATTTGGAAAAATATTATGTTGTGGATTTAGGTTTTAGAGAATCTATTTTAAAAAAAGATTTGGATATAGGTCAGTCTTTAGAAAATATTGTTTATTTTGAGTTACTTAGAAGAGGATATGAAGTTAATATTGGTAAATACAATACTAAAGAAATTGATTTTATTTGCAGAAAAGGTTCTGAAAAAATTTATATTCAGGTAACTTATATTCTAGCTAATGAAGAAATTCATAAAAGAGAATTTGATCCACTTTTAAAGGTAAATGACAATTATCCAAAATATGTTCTTTCATTAGATGATTTTGATATGTCTTATATGGGAGTTAAACATCTTAATATTATAAATTTTTTAACAGGTAATGAGATTTAA
- a CDS encoding trans-aconitate 2-methyltransferase yields the protein MINISYDIKEYRKQLFDIVNDGNVIVELGCHVGNTTKLILDKFDNVNIIAIDNSPEAVGKMEKLADDYSNLTFISGDVRRHEILLEAFRLTQKCDVLSVDLGGGYHPDTVFKVFYIWSSTFKPVHSIIRNKGLVDFCNSAVVGYEDFKSHEGHLESYIDEGIPPQIKEFELWTPSLRKK from the coding sequence ATGATAAACATTAGCTATGATATAAAAGAATATAGAAAACAGCTATTTGACATAGTCAATGACGGAAATGTTATTGTTGAGCTGGGATGTCATGTAGGAAACACTACAAAACTAATTTTGGATAAATTTGACAATGTTAACATAATAGCTATTGATAATAGTCCTGAAGCTGTAGGGAAAATGGAAAAACTTGCTGATGATTATTCCAATTTAACATTTATATCTGGTGATGTAAGACGCCATGAGATTCTTCTGGAAGCTTTTAGGTTAACTCAAAAGTGTGATGTTTTATCTGTTGATTTAGGTGGAGGATATCATCCTGACACTGTTTTTAAAGTATTTTACATTTGGTCATCAACATTCAAACCAGTTCATTCAATAATTAGAAATAAGGGATTAGTTGATTTTTGTAATTCCGCTGTTGTAGGCTATGAAGATTTTAAATCTCATGAAGGCCATCTGGAATCTTACATTGATGAAGGAATTCCTCCTCAAATTAAAGAATTTGAATTATGGACACCTTCTTTAAGGAAAAAATAG
- a CDS encoding DUF530 domain-containing protein translates to MEESALVAKAEKYLKEISNDRISLNNIEEFENFKRLYYKLDDRLNNLQELKESMDAQGYTTPFTSLNKYGTKAIAEVSLEEMSENSRHNQMFRMKANAKKNVLDRVKSAIDAHKIAIGHLEQCGYLKCDSCYKKYSLSEFRLKGEKCSCSHENFSFKINRDATYRLEIIPYLPLSGNYLVLMSELSGYGRNSFKKVLNILKQERKGLVKTISLVIRFRDENGRWIRKNVTLDSEYINNYEEEVRNRYGKDVRIEVLRFHRTKPAIIDDKYVRNALAISYVKYSEDIISSIKDSILKRKLSDFKRINKYDAIRYKYENEIPGFIEEYDIGELESWRQSKITEEFEKLHFIDEFGNYNRSLKRDLKIRENIEKTIFENMAPTLMMWDIFRYYLTTSHNNRKISNGPFPYIRAELDRQQRKVFQTTFKKVIKVLNEFTDLKIISIPDMDLILYEKFKFEKQSKNSNILFNYPALGAGLIHEHGNIEIETIGNVLNINDSKIKKELKNINHIRKPKSAKSKKFLDLIKK, encoded by the coding sequence ATGGAAGAATCTGCTCTAGTTGCAAAGGCTGAAAAATATCTCAAAGAGATTTCAAATGACCGTATTAGTTTGAATAATATTGAAGAGTTTGAAAATTTCAAAAGATTATACTATAAACTAGATGACAGATTAAACAATCTACAGGAATTAAAAGAAAGTATGGATGCACAAGGATACACCACTCCTTTTACATCCTTAAATAAATATGGTACAAAAGCAATAGCTGAAGTTTCACTTGAGGAAATGAGTGAAAATAGTAGACATAATCAGATGTTTAGAATGAAAGCTAATGCTAAAAAAAATGTTCTAGACAGAGTAAAATCAGCTATTGATGCTCATAAAATTGCAATTGGACATTTGGAACAATGCGGTTATCTTAAATGTGATTCATGTTATAAGAAATATTCTCTAAGCGAGTTCAGACTTAAAGGTGAAAAATGCAGCTGCAGTCATGAAAATTTCTCTTTTAAAATAAACAGGGATGCAACCTACAGGTTGGAAATTATTCCATATTTGCCTTTGTCTGGCAATTATTTAGTGTTAATGAGTGAATTATCCGGTTATGGAAGAAATTCATTTAAAAAAGTATTAAATATTCTTAAACAGGAACGTAAAGGTCTTGTAAAAACTATTTCTTTAGTTATCCGTTTTAGAGATGAAAATGGACGTTGGATTCGTAAGAACGTAACTCTGGATTCAGAATATATCAATAATTATGAAGAGGAAGTTAGGAACAGATACGGAAAAGACGTCAGAATTGAAGTTTTAAGATTTCACAGAACCAAACCAGCTATTATTGACGATAAATATGTCAGAAATGCACTGGCTATCAGTTATGTTAAATATAGTGAAGACATTATTTCCAGCATTAAAGACTCTATTTTAAAAAGGAAACTGTCTGATTTTAAAAGAATTAACAAATATGATGCCATTCGATATAAATATGAAAATGAAATTCCAGGGTTTATTGAAGAATATGATATTGGAGAGTTAGAATCCTGGAGACAGTCAAAGATTACAGAAGAATTTGAAAAGCTTCATTTCATTGATGAATTTGGCAATTACAACCGTTCTTTAAAAAGAGATTTAAAAATAAGGGAAAATATTGAAAAAACCATATTTGAAAATATGGCTCCTACTTTAATGATGTGGGATATTTTCAGATATTACTTAACAACATCACACAATAACCGTAAGATTAGCAATGGTCCATTTCCATATATTAGAGCAGAACTTGACCGTCAACAACGTAAAGTGTTCCAGACTACTTTTAAAAAGGTTATCAAGGTTTTAAATGAGTTTACAGACTTGAAAATAATTTCAATTCCTGATATGGATCTTATTTTATATGAAAAATTCAAGTTTGAAAAACAGTCCAAAAACTCAAATATTTTATTTAACTATCCTGCTTTAGGTGCTGGTTTAATACATGAACATGGTAATATAGAAATAGAAACTATTGGAAATGTATTAAATATTAATGATTCTAAAATTAAAAAGGAACTTAAAAATATTAATCATATCAGAAAACCAAAAAGTGCAAAATCCAAGAAATTTTTAGATTTAATTAAGAAGTGA
- a CDS encoding flavodoxin, whose amino-acid sequence MSGDLILYFSRAGENYYEGDLKVVEKGNTEVIADYIKEITNGDVFKVEPEIPYPEDYMECTEVTKNEKNGRVLKETLEDVGDYEGVYIGFPIWWGKMPIVFESQLDKLDFKGKVVKPFVTHEGSGFGKSKKQLKKLCKGADIRNGLEIKGSDVLGSKNKVKYWINDNL is encoded by the coding sequence ATGTCTGGAGATTTGATTTTATATTTTTCCCGTGCAGGTGAAAATTATTATGAGGGGGATTTGAAAGTAGTTGAAAAAGGAAATACTGAAGTCATTGCCGATTATATTAAAGAGATAACTAATGGAGATGTTTTTAAGGTAGAACCGGAAATCCCCTATCCTGAAGATTATATGGAATGTACTGAAGTAACTAAAAATGAGAAAAATGGCAGAGTATTAAAGGAAACCCTTGAAGATGTTGGAGATTACGAAGGGGTTTATATAGGATTTCCCATTTGGTGGGGAAAAATGCCGATTGTTTTTGAATCTCAGTTAGATAAATTGGATTTTAAAGGTAAAGTTGTAAAACCTTTTGTTACTCATGAGGGTTCAGGTTTTGGAAAATCTAAAAAACAATTAAAAAAGCTATGTAAAGGTGCAGATATTAGAAATGGTCTTGAAATTAAGGGCAGTGATGTTTTAGGTTCAAAAAACAAAGTCAAATACTGGATTAATGATAATTTATAA
- a CDS encoding histidinol phosphate phosphatase domain-containing protein — protein MNKRIDLHMHSLFSDGELLPSELARRAANLNHEVIAITDHVDYSNVEQIPQIQKAIDDINANWNIKVVLGAEVTHVPTESIDGVAKKAKDLGAQIVVVHGETLNEPVIEGTNYAAVNSEYVDILGHPGLITYEEAQIAKENGIYLEISARSGHCLGNGHVANIASEVGNKLLVNTDTHSPDNLITFEKSYEIALGAGLSKKEAMAAIVDNPRELLKSKGIL, from the coding sequence TTGAATAAAAGAATAGATTTACATATGCACAGTTTATTTAGTGACGGAGAATTATTGCCTTCAGAATTGGCCCGAAGAGCTGCTAATTTAAATCACGAAGTGATAGCTATTACCGACCATGTTGATTACTCCAATGTTGAGCAGATACCACAAATACAAAAAGCTATTGACGATATTAATGCCAACTGGAACATCAAGGTTGTTTTAGGTGCTGAAGTAACTCATGTTCCTACAGAATCTATTGACGGAGTAGCTAAAAAAGCAAAAGATTTAGGTGCACAAATTGTTGTTGTTCATGGTGAAACATTAAATGAACCTGTAATTGAAGGAACCAATTATGCTGCAGTCAACAGCGAATATGTAGACATTCTAGGCCATCCCGGTTTGATTACTTATGAAGAAGCTCAAATTGCAAAAGAAAATGGAATCTATCTGGAAATAAGTGCAAGAAGTGGCCATTGTCTTGGAAACGGTCATGTAGCCAACATAGCCAGTGAAGTAGGTAATAAATTACTTGTAAATACAGATACACATTCACCGGATAATCTAATTACCTTTGAAAAATCTTATGAAATAGCTCTTGGAGCAGGATTAAGTAAAAAAGAAGCTATGGCAGCTATTGTTGATAATCCTCGGGAATTACTTAAATCTAAAGGGATTTTATGA
- a CDS encoding DUF2115 family protein, whose product MKASKLLNEIRENLKDYPIDYLKNKVTDDRYKDPLTKSLAKYNSGVYDEIYEKELENDFKINDGVIQKIKGDINFYFDKYAPNDNETKEFTKYISLYLALIAKKPLHPYGNDPKEDEVYMKNNSYYCKGRAQFIKDRRSLCKYCICKNPPFAFIF is encoded by the coding sequence ATGAAAGCATCAAAATTACTTAATGAAATAAGAGAAAACCTAAAGGATTATCCGATTGATTATCTGAAAAACAAGGTAACTGATGATAGATATAAAGATCCCCTTACCAAATCACTGGCCAAATATAATTCTGGAGTTTATGATGAAATCTATGAAAAAGAGCTTGAAAATGATTTCAAAATAAACGATGGAGTCATTCAAAAAATAAAAGGAGACATTAACTTTTATTTTGACAAATATGCTCCAAACGACAATGAAACTAAAGAATTTACAAAATACATCTCCCTGTATCTGGCACTAATAGCTAAAAAGCCTCTGCATCCTTATGGAAATGATCCTAAAGAAGATGAAGTTTACATGAAAAATAACAGCTATTACTGTAAAGGAAGAGCACAATTTATAAAAGACAGAAGATCCCTTTGCAAATACTGCATCTGTAAAAATCCGCCATTTGCATTTATATTTTAA
- the metG gene encoding methionine--tRNA ligase produces the protein MSKIFISCALPYANGPCHLGHIRSTYLPADIYARYNRMIDNDVLLVCATDEHGTPIAVKADNENKKPIEIAKRYHDMIVRDVESMNISLDNFTRTTDDLHYEIAQNFFLELYNKGLIYKKDIQQLYCEKCNKFLPDRYVEGICPVCGSEARGDHCEKCGRALEPTELDEPRCLTCGSTPVIKDTYQYFFKLSEFEDDLKDYINNNENLPANVRNYARNWLKEGLNDWVLTRDMDWGIHIPLDEAKGKVLYVWVEAFLGYISSAAQWSRETGIKWEDYWNDTVIHFIGKDIIYHHSIFWPGLLKAYGCKLPDNIYAGEFLSLEGEKMSTSKNWVVWIADFVDKFDPDLLRYYLTINAPLNKDTDFSWDDFQRRNNDELADVIGNFLHRTFTFTHKFFDGEIPEYKNPSAEDIKFKETIEKLPDTVGEYISDFEFRDGLLEIYRVAKIGNKYFNDQEPWKAVKEDMQKAANCLYLSNQLAKTLAYVLKPYIPNKADAIAKIINLSTPDEWKDAKVPLAEGHKINKAKPLFTKIEDDVINKQKEELQKNLKESEDENMSDLISIDDFDKVVIKIGQVKEAEKIEKSDKLLKLQVDIGDETRQIVAGLAKQYAPEELIDRKVAVVVNLQPAKLFGTLSEGMILATGESAALLSPDECEVGERIQ, from the coding sequence ATGTCTAAAATTTTTATTTCATGTGCGCTTCCTTATGCAAATGGACCCTGTCATTTAGGTCATATTCGTTCTACTTACTTGCCTGCTGATATTTATGCAAGATATAATCGTATGATTGATAATGATGTTCTATTAGTTTGTGCTACTGATGAACACGGTACTCCAATTGCTGTTAAAGCTGATAACGAAAACAAAAAACCGATTGAAATTGCTAAAAGATATCATGATATGATTGTTCGTGATGTAGAGTCAATGAATATTTCCCTAGATAACTTTACAAGAACTACTGATGATTTACATTATGAAATTGCTCAGAATTTCTTTTTAGAATTATATAATAAGGGGTTAATTTATAAAAAGGATATTCAGCAGCTGTACTGTGAAAAGTGTAATAAGTTTTTGCCTGACCGTTATGTTGAAGGTATATGTCCTGTTTGCGGATCTGAAGCACGTGGTGATCACTGTGAAAAATGCGGAAGGGCTTTGGAACCTACTGAACTTGATGAACCTAGATGTTTAACCTGCGGTTCCACTCCAGTTATTAAGGATACTTACCAATATTTCTTTAAGTTAAGCGAGTTTGAAGATGATTTGAAAGATTATATTAACAATAATGAAAATCTTCCGGCTAATGTTAGAAATTATGCCAGAAACTGGCTTAAAGAAGGATTAAATGACTGGGTTTTAACAAGAGATATGGATTGGGGAATACATATACCTCTTGATGAAGCTAAAGGCAAAGTACTTTATGTTTGGGTTGAAGCATTTTTAGGTTATATCTCATCAGCTGCACAATGGTCAAGGGAAACTGGCATTAAATGGGAAGATTATTGGAATGATACTGTAATCCATTTCATTGGTAAGGATATTATTTATCATCATTCAATCTTTTGGCCGGGACTTCTTAAGGCATATGGCTGTAAATTGCCGGATAACATATATGCTGGAGAATTTTTATCTTTGGAAGGGGAAAAAATGTCTACCAGTAAAAATTGGGTTGTTTGGATAGCAGATTTTGTTGATAAATTTGACCCTGATTTACTTAGATATTACTTAACTATAAATGCACCTTTAAACAAAGATACTGATTTCTCATGGGATGATTTCCAGAGAAGAAATAATGATGAATTGGCAGATGTTATTGGTAACTTTTTACATAGAACCTTTACATTTACTCATAAATTCTTTGACGGCGAAATACCTGAATATAAAAATCCCTCTGCAGAAGATATTAAATTCAAAGAAACTATTGAAAAACTTCCAGATACTGTCGGAGAGTATATTTCAGATTTTGAATTTAGAGACGGATTGCTTGAGATTTATAGGGTAGCTAAAATAGGTAATAAATATTTCAATGATCAGGAACCATGGAAAGCTGTTAAAGAAGACATGCAAAAAGCAGCTAACTGTTTATATTTATCAAATCAACTGGCTAAAACATTAGCTTATGTACTTAAACCTTATATTCCAAATAAAGCTGATGCTATAGCTAAAATTATTAATCTGTCTACTCCTGATGAGTGGAAAGATGCAAAAGTCCCATTAGCTGAAGGACACAAAATAAATAAAGCTAAACCGTTATTTACAAAAATTGAAGATGATGTAATTAACAAACAAAAAGAAGAATTGCAGAAAAACTTAAAAGAAAGTGAGGATGAAAATATGAGTGATTTAATTAGTATTGATGATTTTGACAAAGTAGTTATTAAAATTGGACAGGTAAAAGAAGCTGAAAAAATAGAAAAATCTGATAAATTATTAAAATTACAGGTAGATATTGGAGATGAAACAAGACAAATTGTAGCAGGTCTTGCAAAACAGTATGCTCCTGAAGAATTAATTGACAGAAAAGTGGCTGTTGTTGTTAACTTACAACCTGCAAAATTATTCGGAACCTTATCTGAAGGAATGATTCTTGCAACTGGAGAAAGTGCAGCATTATTGTCTCCAGATGAATGTGAAGTCGGTGAAAGAATACAATAA
- a CDS encoding pantoate kinase: MDISVFVPGHITGFFSIENNANPLKNGSCGAGFLVNRGVLTDISSCDTLEIEVNQGDYTVINEVLKILKIEKPVKITQDIQLPIGAGFGTSAASALGLAIALNEFFSLGYTLEECGQIAHRAEINLGSGLGDVIAQMGKGIVLRTKAGAPGIGEIKSFPDEEIIIATKTFGEIDTASVIQNPEYKKIISDAGLELKNRFVENPSIGNFLDFSFEFSKKTNLMSDEVSELIDYFNSLDDILGSSMAMLGNTVFAFAYNEDVFKNLNIEGLDIYELDNIGIKYDKH; the protein is encoded by the coding sequence ATGGATATTTCAGTTTTTGTTCCAGGTCACATTACCGGTTTTTTTAGCATTGAAAATAATGCAAATCCTTTAAAAAATGGGTCCTGTGGAGCTGGTTTTTTAGTAAACAGAGGTGTTTTAACAGATATTTCTTCTTGTGATACTTTGGAAATTGAAGTTAATCAGGGAGATTATACAGTTATTAATGAAGTTTTGAAGATTTTAAAGATTGAAAAACCGGTTAAAATCACTCAGGATATTCAGCTTCCAATTGGAGCGGGATTTGGAACATCAGCTGCATCTGCATTAGGTCTGGCTATTGCTTTAAATGAATTTTTCAGTTTAGGATATACTTTAGAGGAATGCGGTCAGATAGCTCACAGGGCAGAAATTAATTTAGGTTCCGGGTTAGGTGATGTAATAGCTCAAATGGGTAAAGGCATAGTTTTAAGAACAAAGGCTGGAGCTCCGGGGATTGGTGAAATAAAATCTTTTCCTGATGAAGAAATCATAATAGCTACTAAAACATTTGGTGAAATTGACACTGCATCTGTTATTCAGAATCCAGAATATAAAAAAATAATTTCAGATGCAGGTTTGGAGTTAAAAAACAGATTTGTAGAAAATCCGTCAATTGGGAATTTTTTAGACTTTTCTTTTGAATTTTCAAAAAAGACAAATCTGATGTCTGATGAAGTAAGTGAACTTATTGATTATTTTAATTCTTTGGATGATATTTTAGGTTCTTCAATGGCAATGCTTGGAAATACAGTTTTTGCCTTTGCATATAATGAAGATGTTTTCAAAAACTTAAACATTGAAGGTTTAGATATATATGAACTGGATAATATTGGTATAAAATATGATAAACATTAG
- a CDS encoding zinc ribbon domain-containing protein produces MIKCPKCGNEVDSDDEYCKHCSYKLKKKPITDKKNIIIIALIIIIIAIIGVICYSMFTTEPVKVVDVGVGTFNCSNELNFTLNQTDGPFKEYIADNGRYTVKVFNLSQGSYYYNYGLSLANNEIKTYPSSVIDNVLIYNSTANVGEYVGEPRFIAIIDNNDKNLQIQIVTPEVEDTVQIANSFQFKN; encoded by the coding sequence ATGATTAAATGTCCTAAATGTGGCAATGAAGTAGATTCAGATGATGAATACTGTAAACATTGCTCATATAAATTGAAAAAGAAACCCATAACAGATAAGAAAAATATAATCATAATAGCTTTAATTATAATAATTATAGCTATAATTGGTGTTATTTGTTATTCAATGTTCACTACAGAACCTGTAAAAGTAGTGGATGTTGGAGTGGGAACTTTTAATTGCAGTAATGAATTGAATTTCACTTTAAACCAGACTGACGGCCCTTTTAAAGAATATATAGCAGATAATGGAAGATATACTGTAAAGGTATTCAATCTTTCTCAGGGAAGCTATTATTATAATTACGGATTAAGTTTAGCTAATAATGAAATTAAAACATATCCATCATCAGTTATTGATAATGTATTAATATACAATTCAACAGCTAATGTGGGAGAATATGTCGGAGAACCACGATTTATTGCAATAATTGACAATAATGATAAAAACCTGCAAATTCAAATTGTAACTCCTGAAGTGGAAGATACTGTACAAATAGCTAACAGCTTTCAATTTAAGAATTAA
- a CDS encoding glycosyltransferase 4 family protein, translated as MMLFPQLPLYAIAIICGILSFLVTRLSMPRIIRKLEKADIVGKDLHKSWKPIVAEMGGFGILFGFIIGIFSGICMHDILTFPLCIVLIVILLVGIIGIADDLLVLSSKEKLFLLFLAGIPLIWAAPPNVGIVYLICIPIAISIGSNLTNMLAGLNGIESGLGIIALTSLTISCIILGKYDVTIISMSMLGALIAFLYFNKYPAKIFPGDTGTLIIGATIVSIAFIGRVKLIALIVLLPNIIDAALKFYSAGVMERQQFKPTQLDENGNLVRPEVGFKSLIRLVLRKPIPEKQAVKIIWAIGIVCGLIGIIVAIVMPGVLQNQTLANFMQIKEFFYQLG; from the coding sequence ATGATGTTATTCCCACAACTTCCGTTGTACGCAATAGCAATAATTTGCGGCATTTTATCTTTTTTAGTAACAAGATTATCAATGCCCAGAATTATTAGAAAATTAGAAAAGGCAGATATTGTAGGTAAGGATTTGCATAAATCATGGAAGCCTATTGTAGCTGAAATGGGTGGATTCGGTATCCTATTTGGATTTATAATAGGTATTTTTTCAGGAATATGTATGCATGACATTCTTACATTCCCATTATGTATTGTTTTAATTGTAATTCTTCTTGTAGGAATTATAGGTATTGCAGATGATTTACTTGTACTTTCATCAAAAGAAAAGTTATTCTTATTGTTCCTGGCAGGTATTCCTTTAATATGGGCAGCACCTCCAAATGTTGGAATTGTATATCTGATCTGTATTCCGATAGCTATTTCAATCGGATCCAATTTAACCAATATGTTGGCAGGTTTAAATGGAATTGAATCAGGGCTTGGAATAATTGCACTTACCTCTTTAACAATATCTTGTATTATCTTAGGAAAATATGATGTTACAATTATCAGTATGAGTATGCTTGGAGCTTTAATAGCTTTCCTGTACTTTAACAAATATCCTGCAAAGATTTTCCCGGGAGATACAGGAACCTTAATTATTGGAGCAACAATTGTTTCAATAGCTTTTATAGGTCGTGTAAAATTAATTGCTTTAATCGTGCTTTTACCGAATATTATTGATGCGGCCCTTAAATTTTACAGTGCAGGAGTTATGGAAAGGCAACAGTTTAAACCAACTCAACTGGATGAAAATGGAAATCTGGTAAGGCCAGAAGTAGGATTCAAATCTTTAATCAGGCTTGTACTGCGAAAACCGATTCCTGAAAAGCAGGCAGTTAAAATAATTTGGGCTATTGGAATTGTTTGCGGATTAATAGGTATAATTGTTGCAATAGTAATGCCGGGTGTACTTCAAAACCAGACATTGGCTAATTTCATGCAGATTAAGGAATTCTTTTATCAGTTAGGATGA